A window from Culex pipiens pallens isolate TS chromosome 3, TS_CPP_V2, whole genome shotgun sequence encodes these proteins:
- the LOC120417047 gene encoding uncharacterized protein LOC120417047, translating to MAINAHQSYYDYIDQHYGTFATEQHKSYATQNRKLAHMNTRKTFLINCRRNGVYPAHITNTFRCVYELLEERSPYITKLHNLITRFKRSLLNIEIEHTFYKIKTLNRAIAATRAYIVHHTEAENHSMFIFSQDMAYNRILDQKTKQTNKKLTNLISKMQSSSTPNFPSQNAKAILNATSKTIPKEAEMLLSLSPRFALPFHNIAHTPLYHLLAETETIIKMENTKIVQDRTRSNIANVVHNYINGFNSTRHSESSSKILAQARYVTSKFLKSNEDICVLPADKGNRTVVMLVEDYERKMNLLLSDTTTYTPIKSDPTHKFQTTNNNIVKRLKDLKLIDDRTAARLRTYTATCPRIYGQPKAHKTDLPLRPVVPGMTAPSYQLSKYICSILQASIDSKYNIKDSISFARYINTLTIPPDHMMVSFDVVALFTNIPRGLVAHDIIYHWDTISPHTQINLDLFLEIVDFCMDASYFVFRDQHYLQVEGTAMGNPASPVLADFTLEVLINTVIHQISCPITVHKYVDDLFLIVPKNKLEEVLAAFNSYHSRIQFTHEEEREGRLPYLDMTLVRQADNSIRTEWYIKDIASGRLLNFLSIHPLSQKINMASNFIDRVQQLTTNQTTAEINKTITKYLTLNDYPRSLINRCLNCKIQNKPSPQIHPSTSPTNTTEKIYRSIPYIPGLTPRITKLLRHECPNVVVTSRSTYTVSSLYTRIKDVVHPLNQHNVIYRVNCNNCDNKYIGMTSNLLKTRLSGHRSDVNRLDKLLQSGHSYTDVEVQATREKTALISHCIDTGHRFDLTQAEILDQTFKRSSLSLLEMIWIHNTQDTVNKRTDTDGLNSTYAGILHVLHKHRTNPKQNNTNTQ from the coding sequence atggCCATAAATGCACATCAGAGCTATTACGATTATATTGACCAACACTACGGTACATTTGCCACTGAACAACATAAGAGCTACGCTACACAGAACAGAAAACTCGCACACATGAACACACGCAAAACGTTTCTAATCAACTGCAGAAGAAACGGAGTATACCCTGCACACATAACCAACACGTTCAGGTGTGTCTACGAGCTTCTAGAGGAGAGAAGTCCCTACATCACCAAACTGCACAACCTCATAACCCGATTCAAACGATCTCTTTTGAATATTGAGATAGAGCAcactttttacaaaataaagacACTTAACCGAGCAATAGCTGCAACGAGAGCATACATCGTTCACCACACTGAAGCAGAAAACCACAGCATGTTCATCTTCTCACAGGACATGGCTTACAACAGAATCTTGGACCAGAAAACCAAACAAACCAACAAGAAGCTCACCAACCTCATCTCAAAAATGCAGTCCAGCAGCACACCCAACTTCCCCTCCCAGAACGCGAAGGCTATCCTGAACGCAACCTCCAAAACAATCCCAAAAGAAGCTGAAATGCTGCTCAGCTTAAGCCCACGTTTCGCACTGCCTTTCCACAACATCGCACACACACCGCTATACCACCTACTTGCTGAAACAGAAACAATAATAAAGATGGAAAACACCAAAATAGTCCAAGACCGAACCAGAAGTAACATAGCAAATGTAGTTCACAACTACATCAACGGTTTCAACTCAACACGACACAGCGAGTCCAGCAGCAAAATACTCGCACAAGCACGCTACGTTACATCGAAGTTCCTCAAAAGTAACGAAGACATATGTGTACTCCCAGCTGACAAGGGCAACCGCACTGTAGTCATGTTGGTCGAGGATTATGAACGGAAAATGAATCTGCTTTTGAGTGATACTACCACATACACCCCTATAAAATCGGATCCCACGCACAAGTTTCAGACAACCAACAACAACATTGTAAAGAGACTGAAGGATCTGAAACTAATAGATGACCGAACCGCTGCACGCTTGAGGACATATACTGCTACCTGTCCACGCATCTACGGTCAGCCAAAAGCGCACAAGACGGATCTTCCGCTGCGCCCGGTGGTTCCTGGTATGACGGCTCCAAGCTACCAACTCTCCAAGTACATCTGCAGCATACTACAAGCTTCGATCGACTCGAAGTACAACATCAAGGATTCTATCAGTTTCGCCAGATACATCAACACGCTAACCATCCCACCCGACCACATGATGGTGTCTTTTGATGTCGTTGCTTTGTTTACCAACATCCCTCGGGGGCTGGTTGCACACGACATCATCTATCACTGGGATACGATCTCACCGCATACACAGATCAACTTGGATCTGTTTTTGGAGATCGTCGACTTCTGTATGGATGCAAGCTATTTTGTGTTCCGCGACCAACACTACCTACAAGTGGAAGGTACGGCGATGGGTAATCCGGCCTCACCAGTACTAGCGGACTTCACGTTGGAAGTTCTCATCAACACTGTGATACACCAGATCAGCTGCCCAATCACTGTGCACAAATACGTCGACGATTTGTTTCTTATCGTCCCGAAGAACAAACTAGAAGAGGTTCTAGCTGCCTTCAACTCGTATCACAGCCGTATCCAGTTCACGCATGAGGAGGAACGAGAGGGACGTCTACCATATCTGGACATGACCTTGGTAAGGCAGGCTGACAACAGCATCCGTACCGAGTGGTACATTAAGGACATTGCGTCGGGCCGTCTCTTAAACTTCCTCTCCATCCACCCCCTCTCCCAAAAGATCAATATGGCATCAAACTTTATTGATCGTGTCCAGCAACTCACAACAAACCAAACTACAGCTGAAATCAACAAAACCATAACCAAGTACCTTACCCTAAACGACTATCCCCGCAGTCTGATCAATAGATGTCTGAACTGCAAAATCCAAAACAAACCCTCCCCCCAAATCCACCCCTCCACTTCGCCTACCAACACTACCGAAAAGATCTATAGATCTATCCCATACATTCCTGGTCTTACACCCCGTATCACCAAACTACTACGCCACGAATGTCCAAACGTAGTAGTCACATCCCGAAGTACGTATACTGTAAGTAGTCTATACACGCGGATCAAAGATGTGGTCCACCCGCTTAACCAACACAATGTCATATACCGTGTGAATTGTAACAACTGCGACAACAAATACATCGGCATGACCAGCAATCTCCTAAAAACAAGATTGTCTGGACATCGTAGCGATGTCAACAGATTGGACAAACTGCTACAATCTGGACACAGCTACACCGATGTAGAAGTACAAGCGACAAGGGAGAAGACAGCTTTGATATCGCACTGTATCGACACTGGCCACCGTTTCGATCTCACACAAGCAGAGATATTGGACCAAACCTTTAAGAGGTCGTCTCTCTCACTCCTAGAGATGATTTGGATCCATAACACCCAAGACACGGTCAACAAGAGGACCGACACGGATGGGCTGAACAGTACGTATGCTGGCATACTACACGTATTACACAAACACAGAACAAACCCCAAACAAaataacacaaacacacaataa